TTGAGCCTTTCAGAGTCGAAGAAGACTTCGATGTTCCCCACGTCGAATTGACGATCACCGCGAATGAAATCCACGAATCGAACGATATGTTGAGTTGGGAGCAACGTATCGATGCGATGCGAAATAATATAGGCGATATTCTTCGACAGACGCAGAAAATCGGAGGAGAGTTTCGCTTCAACGTTTGGGTGTCGGAGAAAACTGACTGGATAGCGTGAATTATCGCATTGGACTGTCTCGATTTTGGCAGGTGCAATTATAAAGTCGATATATTGGCCGCGGCAGACTTTCTTTGGGGGCGTATCATCCAACCAAGCTGCAGCCCCTGATGTCCCCAAATTGCGCTTGTGTAGCGTTACATGATGAACAGAAATCAACGCGGAAAGCCAAGTGACTGACCGAGATAGTGCCGACTACGAAACGCAATGTGTCCTTTTCATATCGAGCGATGATCTGGCCCCTGACGATGTTACTCGAAGGCTTCAGGTCACTCCGACGAGAACCTCCAACGATCCCATAAAGCGAGGCGCGAAACGGCTCAAGAATTTTTGTTTCTGGCGATATAAAAATCCGAGCTCAGTTCGTCTTGAGAAGCGACCGGTTCAGACTGCCGTTGAAGCCATTATCGACAACCCTAAAATTGACCTGCAAAAAATTGCAGCTCTGCCGGGCAAATGGCGAAAGGAAATCGTCGTCACAATATTTAGTGATGACAGACCTGTTATCTGCTTAAGCCAAGGGCCGGAATTTGGGTGAGAAACAAGCTCCGCCGATGCTACTCCGCATGTAATGCGTAGTTTGACGCCTTTCCTGATGTTGATGGTCAGCAGACATTTAAAAAGGACGTTGATTGATGAGAACGATGTTTGGCTGCCTTATATGCGTTGGCGCAATCTTTGTATTCGCCTTGGGTCTTGCTGCGCCACTGACGCCAAGTGTGGGATATCCCTCGATTGATGCTTTAGCGATTTTTGTTAAATTACCCATGGCGATGCTCTCGGGTGCATTCGTGATGCTGAAGGGACTCTGGAGGCTTTTTCCGTCCGTGGTCTGCGTGCTCCTGCTTTTGTCGCTGGCGCGGATTTCTTATTCCTATTCTGACGAGCATAGCCGCACGTTTAGCCCGCGATGAGATCGCAGCCGGGTCGTAAGTCTGCGTTTGTGCTCAACGAAGCTTGACCCGCTGTACCCTAGAGGTCCAAAGGTTCTGGGTACAGAAAAGATGCACTAAGGTGCTTATACTACAAAGAAATTGATCTATCGGAGTGGATTCCCCTCTACCCGCTCCAGTTTTCCTGCGACCGGTCCGAATGCTCGACCCACCGTAAGGCTGCTTGCGCCGCTTCAGCTATTTTCAGTCGCGACGGCACGTCGCCATCTTCTTCGACGGGCCCTGGATGGTATTCTGTGCTCTCCAAGATGCGTTCCACGTCGAGTAACCCTCAGTATGCCAAGCCATGATATGGATGAAATGACGTCCGGACGGCTGGATATCGACCTACCGGCGTCACAACCATTTTGGGCAGTGCAATTGCCGAAACCAATGCGGCGGAGACGGGCATGATCTGGGACGAACCCTGCACCCCGTTTGGGGAGATGATCTGCAATCGCTCGGCTGCGAATAACCCAACCAAGAACCTGGACGATGTGGGGTATAAAGAGCATGTCATGGAACCCAACGTCCGAGGTTCACATCGACGTAGACCAGGCGTCGCCGCGTCTGATATAAATCCGCATCTACCTATTCGCTCAAAAACGACGGACTGAAAATGCCAAAATTCACTTACGACGATATTGTAAAAGTGAAGGATGATGCGCCGGCAGAATTTCGTCCTGGCCGTATTGCATGGGTGATTGGTGTTATGACGGAAAAGCAGGTGCCTTCCTATCGCCTCTTTAAAGATTAAACGGTCTACCTCATTGAATACGGAGATGGCGATGCAATTGACGTGGAGGAGTGTTATTTGTGCCGGAACAGAGAGTTGGACAAATTGTAAAACCCAGCCTGACGGAAACAGGCTATTGAACGTCTAGGGCGATGATTGTTGGTTGGCCGAAAGAGCGGAATATTTCGGGCAAACGAAAATTGAGAAATAGCTGTGCGCAAGCCGCACTTGATCAAAGGCTGAGGGGGCGGCGAAGTGACCCAAGACATATCATTTGCAGGTTACACATATGCTGCCAACAAGGCATGTTTGATATGCGAGCACCTGTTCTTGCACCACGCAGAGCCTAACATCATTGTCCACGACTTTGACGGCTGGCTCCAATGCCTGTGTGGCGAGGTAGATCATATTTCCGACCAGGCGAAAGTCGTTGCTTTGTCCCAAATCATTGACCGGCTTCCGGGGATTTCAGAGCTTCCGGTTCTGATGCCGGGGCAACTTGCCGAGCGGACCCGCGATGGAACTTGGATCGTCGAAAAAATTGAAGACGCGTGACTTTGCGATCTGATCTGTGGGGCGCAATCGTAATGCCCGAAAGCAGGTTACTTTTGGGATGCTATGATAATAGAGGCTGACCAATGAGTATGAGGGGCCGACCTTCACAAGAAGTGGGAGTGCGCCAGGATCGATCTTGCGCTACCGATTTATGCGGATGAAAATGGATATAGAGATCTGACGGACATGCCTTGAGTGACTCAGGTCTGACTGACGGGTGGAAACAAATTGATTCGAGAAAGTGCAGTATTGTTTCCATTAAGGGACGTCATTCGCATCTGCCATTCATTCGGCAGCATCCAGAGCGAACCTACCGACGATGCTAAGTACAATAGTATGGCTGAACAAAATAGGAATATCCAAAACTTGTTGCAATCTCGTGGCGAGCGATTGAAGGAATATCCAATTTCGCACGCGCTGACAGCTTTCGTGATGGCCCATCATCTCGACGTTATTTCGGATTTGGAAAGACTAAATAAGTCTTTGAGGGCAATCTACGCGGATGTTTCGGCGAGCGTCCAGCTCGCTCCCGACCTTAGGGCAGCGCAAGAATCGCT
This genomic stretch from Parvularcula sp. LCG005 harbors:
- a CDS encoding DUF4279 domain-containing protein yields the protein MTDRDSADYETQCVLFISSDDLAPDDVTRRLQVTPTRTSNDPIKRGAKRLKNFCFWRYKNPSSVRLEKRPVQTAVEAIIDNPKIDLQKIAALPGKWRKEIVVTIFSDDRPVICLSQGPEFG